From the Osmerus mordax isolate fOsmMor3 unplaced genomic scaffold, fOsmMor3.pri Scaffold_173, whole genome shotgun sequence genome, the window TCACAACCTGTGTTTATTACCATCATTATAACCATTGGATTTTACACAACAATAAACTTTTAAGATCAGGACCTCTGCATATTGTACCTGACAATAATTAGCAAGACTAGATACCCATTAGTCCACGAGAACTGACATGTGGCCTGTTTACTCAGGTGACCATTTCTACCGTGACCAGTAACAGGACATCGCTATTGCAGCACCGTAGTATTTAAATGTTGTTCACTGGTAAGTAGGCCTCAGACCGTATCTGGTAAATAGGCCTCAGACCTCCTTGAATCTGACCACGAGCTTCTGATGTACTTTCAGCATGCACTACTTGTATCACACTTCAGCTAAAAGCACatactaaatgaatacaatttacAATACATGCCTAGGTGAGTGGTTCCAGTGTTTGTGCggatcacacacagcacattcaaGCACTGATGGTCAATGAGCAACAAAGTGAGAAAAACCAACCTTCAAGTTTATTCACAAGAGATATCACAAATTCCAAGCTTTCAAAAAGTAAGAttcttataaaaaaaaaaacaacaaaaaaaacaactatcATCAGATAACTAAACAACCTTCCTAAGAacgaaaaggggaggagggggacggggaggagggggacggggagggggacggggacggggaggggatggggagaggagggggggaggaggagtaaaGCTGCAGGTCAGCAGGTGGGGTGTCTGGGGCAGGGCATCTGGGTCGTCCTCAAACCCTCTCCAGGGCCTCAAGCATGATGATGCTGTTGCCTCTGATCACCTgcaggaacaacaacaacaatgttttAATTTAAGTTTACTGATCACCTGCAGAGAGATGTACACAGATCGCACTGAAGACTTATCACACTAACAAAGACAAGTTGTAAAGTTACAACAGGCACAATTTGTTGTGCCTATTGCCTCAACTAAACTAGGTGTTATGGGGTTGTGGAGGTAGCAGGGGAAGAAGTACTGACCACCATGCCGATGCCGTTCTGCTGTCCCCCGGGTGCCATCTCCAGGCAGTCGTCCATGACCAAGTTCATGAAGGGGTCGAACCCTCTCAGGATACCCTGCACATGTCTGCCCCCATTCAGCTTCactgcagaggggaggagggtgagaccaCATGCTACCAGGAGCATATACACGACCACAAACACCTGATGACCCACTACCAGGAGCATATACACTACCCAAAACACTCGTGACAAGCTACTGCACCGCAAAAAAGCACTGATACATCACGAAGCTCTTTAGGGTTCTtgaattataattttttttaccaaGAGTGGCCAAATGAGACAGGAGGATTTACCACATAATCAAAATTAAGAATTTTGGATTCGTGGGAATCAAGACAAGGAATGATGAGTTGAGCCATGTTTGAGTATTAACCATAGGTACTCTCACTCTAAACCTATTCATGACAGATGTAGCTAGTGAAGTGAATATAAACACGTGACCTTAGGATGTAAGCATTATACTAAAATCCTCAAAGACTAAAAGTCGATCTTCTAGAATCTAGATGATCTTTAGTATACTCACATGAAAGCTTCTTGTCCATGAACCTGGAATGAACAAACGGATAGTAAGACATTATATCAAAATAGATGTCTTGTTCCCTAACGTTAGCTACGTCGGCTAGCAAAACCTGGCCATCATCAAATTGCTAACTAGTTAGCTACCTAGCTTTCTTAGTTCCAAGCTAACTATGCCACATCTCGGTTTTGTTTACTACAGTAATCAAACTTTAGTTTGCATTTGGACCTACCCACCACCATTGAGCCAGTATATCAAACATGTCATAATATCTGTTACAGCTAGCCTAGCTTACTCATTTTGGTAGCTAGAGTTAGCTAGCGTATCTGATATATGAAGTTCTGAGCTATATTTAAAGCAGCGTTTTCTATTAAAACCACAACACAAAACGGCATCTTACTTTTTAAGCTCTGGTGGATGTGCTTTGCTCATGATTTATTCCTTTAATTCAGCTTAATAACGACGACAGCAACGTCTCGTCGTATGGTTCACGTTTGAGAAAGACGCGGCGGAAAGCATGCGTTTGTGCACCACCGGAAGTTAGCTAGAATGACTTTCCTGCAGTTTCCGGTAGATCGCCACTGTGTGGACGAAGAAGAGAATATTAAAATAGCGAGACCAGCTGTTCTCCCAACTCTACAAAATAGAATGCAATACAATCAAACGTTCATTGATCCTTTGATCAAACATGTAGCAAATTACAGTTAAATAAAACCTAATTCATACCAAATATAAAACGACAAACGAAATTGGTTCCTTTAAGACAGCCTGTAAAAGCTTATACAGTTAAAGGTTGCTGCTTTATGCCGCCTCGCAGTTCGAACACCGAACGGGGGGTCATTGTTGTCAGCGGAGGTAGAGCTGAATCGACGTCTTTGTAAAAGAGAAGCGTCCCAGGGCGTCCTGGTAGATGGACCGGGTACTCTGCGTGGTCCGTCATAGGAGACCGATGTCCAAGCAGCGGCTCGGTCCAAATTTGACCAACTGGCATttagagatggcaaaagtacacacatctttcactcagtagaagtacagatactcatgtttaaaaagactggtaaaagggttagggttagtgctgactacactttttcactcaagttaaagtaacgAAGTACgggctctgacatatatacttcagtaaaaagtaaaaaaaatcaaCGTTTCAAAACGTGTTTtgtaaaaggagaggagagtagaacagagaagcctgtgATCAAGTACTCTCTTTTAACtttatatttcacacacaacattacacaacaaaaattatagtaaaaaaaaacgtttttgctgttgccttctgccttgctcaAGGGTACCTTTGTAGACTAGCTTACATTTGCTGCGCATGATGGCCAGTGAATTAAAAAAAGGCTTGCAaaagaaataatattgatcatgccaccaaatacagattatttggtttttcagaatgtatgcttcatgttttggctgctcgcaatgtttggggctatctcgttgttatgatcagtgacctatgctcttttgtaaagctctctcttggaagtagctttggataaaagcatctgctaaatgcataaatgtaaaactaAAGAACCGAGCCTGGCTTTAAAATGTGAGAAATAGAAAGTACAGATGTGTAAAGaatttaaggagtgaaagttgtctgaaaaataaatagtaaagtactgataccagaaaaatctacttaagtacagtaaccaaGTATTTGAACttggttacttcccatctctgctggTATTACgggttacttcccatctctgctggTATTATGGTATCTCTGTATAAAACAGGCTTAAGCCGGAGGAAACACAGTTGATGTGTGGAGTGTCGGCCTACTGAATTGTCACATGAAAGTAAACAAAAGTATATTTACTGAGAGAATGTTTTATTGAGGTatattcttaaaaaaacaaaacaaacaaaaaacaccaccaccacaaaacTCATATACAAAAGCGCCTTCCAAAGTGGAAATTGTTCATTAGATTTT encodes:
- the LOC136939315 gene encoding small nuclear ribonucleoprotein G, which produces MSKAHPPELKKFMDKKLSLKLNGGRHVQGILRGFDPFMNLVMDDCLEMAPGGQQNGIGMVVIRGNSIIMLEALERV